One stretch of Candidatus Eremiobacteraceae bacterium DNA includes these proteins:
- a CDS encoding methionine gamma-lyase family protein — protein sequence MIDPLRTALTGFDLPDDIVRLALAACETAIPAWNKRAAHSVALTAKTVRAFSDVGITDAHLQGTIGYGYHDFGREAYEAILARLMDAEAALARVQLTSGTQAIVASIAALAGADGIICSLTGRPYDTLTLALTGHPRALRPGGQRYVEVAWAPGASLDEKAMIAALVHGPAVVFIQRSRGYAPRPSASIDEIARLVALAKRHSPKAVVVVDNCYGEFVESREPCAVGADVVVGSLIKNPGGGMAVTGAYVAGSRDAIERIAEHVFAPGLGSRIGPSLEAVRSMYAGLHRAPRTVSDSLRTMDFAAALFSKLGYEVDPQCGDERTDIIQAIRLGSRERLERFAHGLQRMLPVNSRARPEPGEVPGYADPVIMAGGAFITGSTLELSCDAPLREPFEVYLQGGMDFVHGIIAVTSAAAAVGAA from the coding sequence GTGATCGATCCGCTCCGCACTGCTCTAACCGGTTTCGACCTACCCGACGATATCGTCCGGCTCGCCCTTGCGGCGTGCGAGACCGCCATTCCGGCCTGGAACAAGCGCGCCGCCCACTCGGTCGCGCTTACGGCGAAGACGGTCAGGGCATTCTCTGATGTCGGCATCACCGATGCGCACCTACAAGGCACGATCGGTTATGGCTATCACGACTTCGGCCGAGAAGCGTACGAGGCGATCCTCGCCCGCCTCATGGACGCGGAGGCAGCGCTCGCACGGGTCCAGCTCACGAGCGGAACCCAGGCGATCGTCGCGAGCATCGCCGCGCTCGCCGGCGCCGACGGCATCATCTGTTCGCTCACCGGCAGGCCGTACGACACGCTTACGCTCGCGCTCACCGGCCATCCGCGCGCGTTGCGCCCGGGCGGGCAGCGGTACGTCGAGGTCGCGTGGGCCCCCGGCGCGAGCCTCGACGAAAAAGCGATGATCGCGGCGCTCGTCCACGGGCCCGCCGTCGTCTTCATCCAGCGCTCGCGCGGTTACGCGCCGCGGCCGAGCGCGTCGATCGACGAGATAGCACGGTTGGTCGCGCTTGCGAAACGGCACAGCCCCAAAGCGGTGGTCGTCGTCGACAATTGCTACGGCGAGTTCGTCGAATCGCGCGAGCCGTGCGCCGTGGGCGCTGACGTCGTGGTAGGGTCGCTCATCAAGAACCCGGGCGGCGGCATGGCGGTGACGGGCGCGTACGTCGCGGGATCGCGCGATGCGATCGAGCGCATCGCCGAGCACGTCTTCGCGCCGGGACTCGGCTCGAGGATCGGGCCGAGCCTTGAGGCAGTGCGGTCGATGTACGCGGGCCTTCACCGCGCACCACGAACGGTCTCTGATAGCCTCAGGACGATGGATTTCGCAGCGGCGTTGTTCTCGAAGCTCGGCTACGAGGTCGATCCGCAGTGCGGCGATGAGCGGACAGACATCATCCAAGCGATCCGGCTCGGATCGCGCGAGCGGCTCGAGCGCTTCGCACACGGCTTGCAGCGCATGCTGCCGGTGAACTCGCGCGCGCGCCCGGAACCTGGCGAGGTTCCGGGGTATGCGGATCCAGTCATCATGGCAGGCGGCGCTTTCATCACTGGATCGACGCTGGAGCTGTCGTGTGATGCGCCGCTGCGCGAACCGTTCGAGGTGTATCTCCAGGGCGGCATGGATTTCGTCCACGGGATCATCGCTGTGACGAGCGCCGCGGCCGCGGTCGGCGCAGCTTAA